Proteins encoded within one genomic window of Gasterosteus aculeatus chromosome 18, fGasAcu3.hap1.1, whole genome shotgun sequence:
- the ehd3 gene encoding EH domain-containing protein 3, whose translation MFSWLGTDDRRKKDPEVFQTVSEGLKKLYKTKLLPLEEGYKFHEFHSPALEDADFDNKPMVLLVGQYSTGKTSFIRYLLEQDFPGMRIGPEPTTDSFIAVMHGDTEGVVPGNALVVDPKKPFRKLNAFGNAFLNRFVCAQLPNPVLESISVIDTPGILSGEKQRISRGYDFAAVLEWFAERVDRIILLFDAHKLDISDEFSEVIKALKNHEDKIRVVLNKADQIETQQLMRVYGALMWSLGKIVNTPEVIRVYIGSFWSHPLLIPDNRKLFEAEEQDLFKDIQSLPRNAALRKLNDLIKRARLAKVHAYIISALKKEMPSVFGKENKKKELIGSLGDIYKRIEREHQISPGDFPNLKKMQDQLNSQDLNKFQPLKPKLLEAVDDMLAHDIAGLMVLVRQEENQRPNPVVKGGAFDGTLDGPFGHGYGEGAGEGIDEAEWVVARDKPAYDEIFYTLSPVNAKVTGANAKREMVKSKLPNTVLGKIWKLADIDKDGMLDDEEFALANHLIKVKLEGHELPAELPAHLVPPSKRKLAE comes from the exons ATGTTCAGCTGGCTGGGGACGGACGACAGGAGGAAGAAGGACCCGGAGGTCTTCCAGACCGTCAGCGAGGGACTCAAGAAGCTCTACAAAACCAAGCTGCTGCCGCTGGAGGAGGGCTACAAGTTCCACGAGTTCCACTCGCCGGCCCTGGAGGATGCGGACTTCGACAACAAGCCCATGGTCCTCCTGGTGGGACAGTACTCTACCGGCAAGACCAGCTTCATCCG CTACCTGTTGGAGCAGGACTTTCCCGGCATGCGGATCGGCCCCGAACCCACCACGGATTCCTTCATCGCGGTGATGCACGGCGACACCGAAGGAGTCGTCCCCGGCAACGCTCTGGTGGTCGACCCCAAGAAGCCCTTCAGGAAGCTCAACGCGTTCGGAAACGCGTTCCTCAACCG gttTGTTTGCGCCCAGCTGCCCAACCCGGTGCTGGAAAGCATCAGCGTGATTGACACGCCGGGGATTCTGTcgggagagaaacagaggatCAGTCGAG GCTACGACTTCGCCGCCGTCCTGGAGTGGTTTGCCGAGAGGGTGGACAGGATCATCCTGCTGTTCGACGCCCACAAACTGGACATCTCCGACGAGTTCTCGGAGGTGATAAAAGCCCTGAAGAACCACGAGGACAAGATCAG GGTGGTGCTGAACAAGGCCGACCAGATAGAGACCCAGCAGTTGATGAGGGTGTACGGCGCCCTGATGTGGTCGCTGGGGAAAATAGTCAACACTCCGGAG GTGATCCGCGTCTACATCGGGTCCTTCTGGTCCCACCCGCTGCTGATTCCGGACAACAGGAAGCTGTTTGAAGCGGAGGAGCAGGATCTCTTCAAGGACATTCAGTCCCTGCCGAGAAACGCGGCGCTGCGAAAGCTCAACGACCTGATCAAGAGGGCGAGACTCGCCAAG GTCCATGCCTACATCATCAGCGCGCTGAAGAAGGAGATGCCCTCTGTGTTCGGGAAGGAGAACAAGAAGAAAGAACTCATCGGCAGTCTTGGAGATATTTACAAACGCATCGAGCGAGAGCATCAGATCTCACCGGGAGATTTTCCTAATCTGAAGAAGATGcag GACCAGCTGAATTCTCAGGACCTCAACAAGTTCCAGCCTCTGAAGCCCAAGCTCCTGGAGGCGGTGGACGACATGCTGGCCCACGACATCGCCGGCCTGATGGTGCTGGTGCGCCAGGAGGAGAACCAGCGTCCCAACCCGGTGGTGAAGGGCGGCGCGTTCGACGGCACGCTGGACGGCCCGTTCGGCCACGGCTACGGCGAGGGGGCCGGCGAGGGCATCGACGAGGCGGAGTGGGTCGTCGCTCGAGACAAGCCGGCCTACGACGAGATCTTCTACACCTTGTCCCCCGTCAACGCCAAGGTGACCGGGGCCAACGCCAAGAGGGAGATGGTGAAGTCCAAGCTGCCCAACACGGTGCTGGGGAAGATCTGGAAGCTGGCCGACATCGACAAGGACGGCATGCTGGACGACGAGGAGTTCGCGTTGGCCAACCACCTGATAAAGGTCAAGCTGGAGGGACACGAGCTGCCGGCGGAGCTGCCGGCGCACCTGGTTCCTCCTTCCAAGAGGAAACTGGCAGAGTAA
- the il20ra gene encoding interleukin-20 receptor subunit alpha, producing MWTVFFLLHLGAVRCTVSSSLPSPINVTFSSVNLWNELQWFPGGGTPEDARFKVEYAIYGDSVVTPGGRKVNWKAVRRCTGITRHGCDLSDETRDLEHEYLARVRATTRTGFSAWATTRRRFHPKADTAFGAPLVSVEVGDGGASVTLKGPMRHQPSNRTPAVSMATLYPQMMYMLSVENTRRGTTIHVPMNSNSYTYRLMEYDTEYCFSATTKFLSMPVQCRSSPPYCITTPADPVIGQLLRVVVGIVVPSVCMCTLAVVGYLLHNYLTGKGQKSPYILNPPAFHPPVLLFHPESPNLMVIPIIPPESAASDAECSKRPQHARHRPPGYASQGGEILPQPEGDPSVEYGCVVVAPEVPVGGEHGHNLNGEYRKRAAGAGYERQEWSVEEDHSAGRHEEVPLLSTGSTHTPSSVSDQSDLIPVDYGVLRPAPEHIDEEEEEEEEEEEQERICINWNPETGRLVLPQMDGLMREEEEEEEEEVVELRLENVFVRQGSEEKAEARREMEGGGGTGSEVEDFSTRWNLVVSMDE from the exons ATGTGGACGGTGTTTTTCTTACTGCACCTCGGAGCTGTGCGCTGTACAG tctcctcctccctcccaagCCCGATCAATGTGACCTTCTCTTCAGTCAACCTGTGGAATGAGCTGCAATGGTTCCCAGGAGGTGGCACTCCGGAGGACGCACGGTTTAAAGTGGAGTATGCCAT CTACGGGGACAGCGTCGTGACGCCCGGGGGGAGGAAGGTGAACTGGAAGGCGGTGCGGAGGTGCACGGGAATAACGCGCCACGGGTGCGACCTGAGCGACGAGACGCGGGACCTGGAGCACGAGTACCTCGCCCGGGTTCGCGCCACCACCCGGACGGGGTTCTCCGCGTGGGCCACGACGCGGCGGAGGTTCCACCCGAAGGCGGACA CTGCTTTCGGCGCGCCGCTGGTGTCCGTGGAAGTGGGAGACGGCGGCGCGAGCGTCACTCTGAAGGGACCGATGAGGCATCAGCCCAGCAACCGCACCCCGgcggtctccatggcaacgctgTACCCCCAGATGATGTACATGCTCTCCGTGGAAAACACCCGCCGCGGCACGACG ATCCACGTCCCGATGAACTCCAATTCGTACACATATCGACTGATGGAGTACGACACCGAGTACTGCTTCTCTGCTACGACGAAGTTCCTGTCCATGCCCGTCCAGTGCCGGTCCTCGCCGCCGTACTGCATCACCACGCCTGCAG ACCCTGTGATTGGCCAGCTGCTGAGGGTGGTTGTGGGTATTGTGGTCCCATCcgtgtgcatgtgcacgttGGCGGTGGTTGGCTACCTTCTGCACAACTACCTGACGGGGAAAGGACAGAAGAGCCCGTACATACTG AACCCGCCGGCTTTTCATCCGCCCGTTCTGCTGTTTCACCCGGAGAGTCCCAACCTCATGGTCATCCCCATCATCCCACCGGAAAGCGCCGCATCAGACGCCGAGTGCTCCAAGCGGCCGCAACACGCCCGGCATCGCCCGCCGGGATACGCCTCGCAGGGGGGCGAAATACTGCCACAGCCTGAGGGCGACCCGTCAGTGGAGTACGGGTGTGTTGTCGTCGCCCCCGAGGTGCCCGTCGGAGGAGAACATGGGCATAACTTGAATGGCGAATACCGGAAACGTGCGGCCGGAGCCGGGTACGAGAGACAAGAGTGGAGCGTCGAGGAGGACCACTCCGCTGGAAGACACGAGGAGGTGCCCCTTCTTTCTACCGGTTCCACCCACACGCCTTCCTCCGTCTCCGACCAGTCCGATCTCATACCGGTTGACTACGGTGTTCTGAGACCGGCGCCGGAACATattgatgaggaggaggaggaggaggaggaggaggaggagcaggaacgTATTTGCATCAATTGGAATCCAGAGACCGGGAGGCTGGTGCTGCCACAGATGGATGGGTTgatgcgggaggaggaggaggaggaggaggaggaggtggttgaGTTGAGGTTGGAGAATGTGTTCGTAAGACAAGGCTCGGAGGAAAAGGCGGAGGcacggagagagatggagggagggggcgggacaGGAAGCGAGGTGGAGGACTTTTCGACCAGATGGAATTTGGTAGTCTCGATGGACGAGTAG